The genomic stretch GGCCTCGGCGTTCATCCTTTCCATAGACGACGAGGAATTCGCCGCCACCAACAATGGCGATGATCCCGCCGTGGCCGCGCTGCGTGCCTTCGTGAAGGAGATCCGGCGGCGCAATACCGATATTCCCATTTTCCTGTATGGCGAGACGCGCACTTCGAGCCATATTCCCAACGACGTGCTGCGCGAGTTGCACGGCTTCATTCACATGTTCGAGGACACTCCGGAGTTTGTCGCCCGCTATATAGTGCGCGAGGCGAAGAACTATCTGGATAGCCTGGCGCCTCCCTTTTTTCGGGCGCTGACCCACTATGCGCAAGACAGTTCCTACTCATGGCATTGCCCGGGGCACTCGGGCGGGGTGGCGTTTCTAAAAAGCCCAGTGGGACATATGTTCCACCAGTTCTTCGGCGAAAATCTGCTGCGGGCGGACGTATGTAACGCGGTGGAGGAACTGGGCCAGTTGCTCGACCATACCGGCCCGGTGGCGGCGAGCGAACGCAACGCCGCGCGTATCTTCGGCGCGGATAATTTGTTTTTCGTGACCAACGGGACCTCGACTAGCAACAAGATTGTCTGGCACTACGTGGTCGCCCCCGGCGACATCGTGGTGGTGGACCGCAATTGCCACAAGTCGGTTTTGCACGCCATCACGATGACGGGCGCCATTCCCGTGTTCCTGATGCCCACGCGCAACCATTTCGGCATTATTGGGCCGATCCCGCTCGAAGAATTCACACCCGAATCGATCCAGAGAAAAATCGCCGCCAATCCGCTGATCAAGGGCACGGAGGGTAAGCCGCGCATCCTGACGCTGACGCAGAGCACCTACGACGGCGTCGTCTACAACGTCGAGACGCTGAAAGCCTTACTCGATGGCAAGGTCGATACGATGCACTTCGACGAAGCATGGCTGCCGCACGCGGCGTTCCACGAGTTCTACAAGGACATGCATGCCATCGGAGGGGTAAAGAACGGCCGCGCCCCCAACGAGCATTCGATGATCTTCGCCACGCATTCGACGCATAAGCTCCTGGCGGGGTTGTCGCAGGCTTCTCAAATTCTGATCCAGGATTCGGAGAACGAAAAACTGGACCGTTTCATGTTCAACGAGGCGTATTTGATGCACACCTCGACTTCCCCGCAGTACGCCATCATCGCTTCGTGCGATGTCGCCGCGGCGATGATGGAACCCCCTGGGGGTACCGCGCTGGTTGAGGAATCCCTCGCCGAGGCCATCGATTTTCGCCGTGCGATGCGCAAGGTCGGTGCCGAGTACGGGGACGACTGGTGGTTTCGCGTGTGGGGGCCAGACGACCTAGCCGAACTGGGTATAGGCGACCGAGAAGATTGGATGCTGAAGACCGGCGACAAATGGCACGGATTCGGCGAGATCGCGCCGGGATTCAATATGCTCGACCCGATCAAAGCCACCGTCATCACACCGGGACTTAACCTGAATGGCTCGTTCACGGACCCCGGCACTCCTGCCTGCGTGGTGACGAAGTACCTGGCCGAGCATGGCATCATCGTCGAGAAGACCGGTCTGTATTCGTTCTTCATCATGTTCACCATCGGCATCACCAAGGGCCGCTGGAACACGATGGTCACCGAATTGCAGCAATTCAAGGACGACTACGACCAGAACCAGCCCCTATGGCGAGTGTTGCCGGAGTTCATCCGCGCGCAACCGCAGTACGAAAAAATGGGCCTGCGCGAATTATGCGATGCCATCCACTCGGTCTACAAGGCCTACGACATCGCGCGCTTGACCACGCAGATGTATCTTTCCGAGATGGAGCCGGTGCTCATTCCCGCGCACGCCTACGCACACATGGCCCACAGCACCATCGATCGCGTGCCGGTGGATGATCTGGACGGGCGCGTGTCGGCCGTTCTGCTCACGCCGTATCCGCCCGGTATACCGCTCCTGATTCCAGGCGAGCGCATCAACGCCAAGATCGTGAATTACCTGAAGTTCGCGCGCGAGTACAACGCCAAGTTCCAGGGATTCGAGACCGACATTCACGGCTTGGTGAAGCTGAAAAAGAATGGCACGACCGAGTACTTCGTCGATTGTGTGCGCGCGGCGTAAGGATTTGAGAAAACCTTCACCACAGAGACACAGAGGCACGGAGAAAACCAATTCTTAACCATGGCGCATATAGGTTACAAACGCATAGCCGTCGTAACCTTCGCCGCACAAAGAGCGTTGCTCGCGAGCAATTTCCCGCCACAGGCTCGCATCGATGCTAGGGAAGTGGGTATCGCCCTCGAAGTGACCTTCAACGAGCGTAACGTGGAGACGATGCGCCATGGGCAAAGCCTGGTCATAAATTTCGCGGCCGCCGATCACGAAAACTTCCTCTTCACCGCTCGCCAACGCGATGGCCGCCTCCAGCGAGTTCGCGGTCTTGACGCCGGCGGGCACCGCATACGAGGCTTTCCTGGTGACGACGATATTCTCACGCCCAGGTAGCACCCGGCCGATGGACTCGAAGGTTTTGCGGCCCATGATGATGGGGTGGCCCATGGTGAGCGCCTTGAAACGCTTCAAATCCTCAGAGATGTGCCAAGGCAGGCGATTATCCTTGCCGATCACGCGCCCTCGGTCCATGGCCACGATGATGGATACGCGCGGCTGTTTCTCCTCCCTCCCCTCTCCTCCCTCCCCCCTCATACGGCCACGGGCGCCCGGATGGCGGCGTGCGGCTCATACCCTTCCAGCGTGAAATCCTCGTAGCGGAACCCAAGAATATCCTTCACCTCGGGATTCAATCGCATGCGAGGGAGCGGGCGCGGGGTGCGCGACAACTGTTCGCGCGCTTGCCGCAAGTGGTTCAGGTACAGATGCGTGTCGCCCATGGTGTGCACGAACTCGCCTGGTTCCAGATCGCACACCTGGGCCACCATCAAGGTGAGTAACGCGTAAGAGGCGATATTGAAAGGCACGCCGAGGAAGAAATCCGCGCTGCGCTGGTAGAGCTGGCAGGAGAGTTTGCCGCCCGCCACGTAAAACTGGAACAGGGCGTGACAAGGCGCCAGCTTCATCCTGGGGATGTCCGCCACGTTCCAGGCGCAGACCATGAGACGGCGCGAATCCGGATTGCGTTTGATCTGCGCGATCAAATCCGAGATCTGATCGATGTGGCTGCCATCTGGCGCGGGCCAGGAGCGCCACTGATAACCATAGACGGGCCCGAGATCGCCCTTGTCATCCGCCCATTCGTCCCAGATGCTCACCCCGTGTTCCTTGAGGTAGGCGATGTTGGTGTCGCCCTTCAAGAACCACAGCAACTCGTGGATGATGGACTTGAGATGCAATTTCTTGGTGGTCACCAGCGGAAAGCCTTGCGACAGATCGAAGCGCATTTGCGGGCCAAAAATGCTCAAGGTACCGGTGCCGGTGCGGTCGGATTTTCGCACCCCTTCGCCGAGGATGCGTTGCATGAGGTCAAGGTATGGGCGCATGATGGTGAGTCTATCGCATGTTAGACTTTGGGCTCCATTCGTCGTGCCCGCTTCGCGGCGCCGTTTTCATGTCCGGCAACACCCTCGGCAAACTTTTCTGCGTCACATCTTTCGGTGAGAGTCACGGCCCCGCCGTGGGTTGCGTGGTGGATGGTTGCCCGCCGGGATTGGTGCTGAGCGAGGCGGACATTCAGCCGGAATTGGACCGCCGCCGCCCTGGCACCTCGCGCCACGTGACACAGCGGCAAGAATCCGATACGGTGGAAATTCTTTCCGGCGTGTTCGAGGGCAAGACCACGGGCACCTCCATTGGCCTGCTCATCCGCAATGTCGATGCGCGCAGCAAGGATTACGAAACCATCAAGGATACTTTCCGCCCTGGGCATGCGGACTACACCTATTGGATGAAGTACGGCATCCGGGATCATCGCGGTGGCGGCCGGCAATCGGCGCGCGAAACCGCGGTTCGGGTCGCGGCGGGAGCCATTGCCAAGAAATGGTTGCGTGAGCGGTACGGTGTGATCGTACGCGGTTACATGAGCCAGTTGGGCAGCATTGAAATTCCCTTCAAGAGCTGGGATGTGGTGAATCGCAATCCCTTCTTCGTGGCCGACGAGGGCTATGTGTCCCAATTGGAATCCGTCATGGATGAATTGCGCCGCGAGGGCGATTCCGTGGGTGCCAAGATCACGGCCGTGGCGCACAATGTACCGCCGGGCTGGGGCGAGCCGGTGTACGACAAACTCGACGCGGACATCGCCTACGCCATGATGAACATCAACGCGGTGAAGGGCGTGGAAATCGGCGCGGGCTTCGCCAGCGTGAGCCAGCGCGGTTCTCAACACGGCGACGAGATGACGCCCGGGGGTTATCTTTCCAACAACGCGGGCGGGATACTTGGCGGAATTTCCTCCGGGCAGGACATCGTCGTCAACATTGCCATCAAGCCCACGTCCAGCATTCGCGTGCCACGGCGTTCGGTCGACAAGCAAGGCAATCCCACGATCGTGGAAACCCTGGGACGTCACGATCCATGCGTGGGGATCCGCGCCACGCCCATCGCGGAGGCGATGCTGGCCATCGTGTTGATGGATCACGCGCTACGCCACCGTGCGCAGAACGCCGACGTGGACAATGCCACGCCGCGAATCCCTTCCGCGCCCTAGCGCGGTATTTTTATAGAACTCCTCCTGTGATCAAGAAAAATAAATCGCGCGCCGGCACAAGCGGGCCGCAGACCGCGCAGCTCGATTCCATCGAGCGGCTGCTAGACGAGGAGCGCTTCAATGAAGCGTCCGCCAAGGCGGAGCGCCTGGCCGCGGAGTTTCCCGAACACACCCGGTTGCGTGCCCTGCGCATTCAAGCGCTGGCGGCCACCGGCGAGATCGCGCTAGCCACCCTCATCGCCCATGAGTGGACGCAGGCGCAAGCCAATAGCCAGCGTGCGTGGGGGCTCTTGTACACCTTGGCGAGCGAACTCGGTTTGGGATTCCTCGCCTATGGCGCGCACGAACGTTTGGAAGCGCTGGGCGCTAGCGATAGCGTGCGGACCGAGGAGGCTCTCGGCATGATCGCCTCCACCAAGGCCAAGTATTCGCAACTCGATGGCGCGGAAGGCTTGCACTCCGATTTGGGTTTGCTTTATCTCATCACGGAGCGCCTCGACGCCGCGCGCGCGCAACTGGAGCAAACCGCGCATCCGGTTCCGCGCACCAATCTCGCCGCCGTGTTGTTCGACCAAGGAAAAATGCCCGAGGCCATCGAGATCGCGCAGTCCGCTTGGGACTCGGACCCCAACACCACCCATGCCGCACGCACTCTTGTGCGCGCCCTACTGTACAGCGGAGAGCTGGAACGGGCACGCGTGGCGGGCGAGAAGCTCAGGACGGTGGCGGCGCGCGCCCCTGATGAATTAGCCGCGCAACTAGAAACGCTGGATTTGCTGGAGGATTTCGAGGCCGCCAAGAATTGCTTCAACGCGTTCTCGCGGGATTTGTATAAGGACTACCGCCGTGACGTGGTGGCGCGGGCGAAGCACGCGGCAGCAGTCGCTTTCATGCAAACGGGGGACCGGGCCAAGGCGCAATCTCTCTGGGAGGAGGCGATCGCGGACAACCCTCAACACCGCCTGTATCACATCAATTTGGCTAACGCCAAGGCGAAGAAATCCACGGAACCTGCCTGGCTGGAATTGATGGGGGATGCCTTTCCCGCCTTGCACGCGAAAGCGATCGAGAAAAGCCTCCAGGAGGCCGGTGGCGCGGAGGTGGTTCTTCAGGATCCTTCCGTTCTTGAAACGCAGATCCATGCGCATTCCATTTACCTGAGCCGAATGCTGCGCTTGAGCGATCCTTTGTTCAGGGCTATCGTGCGCGAGGAGTTGGCCGGGCGCGCGGACCATGATGACTCTCACGCCGAAGAAGCGCTGGGCGCATTCGTGACCTATTCATTTGGCGCGGACGGCGAGCGCATCGAGGCTTTGCGCGGGTTGTACTTCGCGGGCAAAATCGAACGCGATTCGCAAGTGAAGATATTTCTGCGTGGCGAACAAAGAGAGCTTCACGTGGAAGTCCCCATGGTCAAACCGCGAAGAGCACTCAAGGAATTGCCGGATGAAGCCATCGGCGACTACGTTAGGGCGGTATTTGCGACCGAACATGCCGGTCTACGCCAAGGGTTGGCCAAGCTCGAACAGTGGCTGGGGCAAGCCACGCTGCGGCGCGACCAGCTCGTGCTCGATCACCGCATCATCTTGCTGTTGCATGCCATGCGGGGGCGCGAACGCGAGGCGCAAGAGCGCTTGCGCGCGGCGCTCGATGCGGGAGACGCCTTGCCACGCACCTTCGCATTCGCCGCGCGCAAGGCGGCCAGCGAGGGCGACGCGGACCGAGGCGCTCGTTTGCTGGAAGGCCAGCTCCCGCGCTCGGACATGGACGACGAGGACATTGCCCCCGTGCTGCTCGCACAACAGGAGTTGCACGCTAGCCGGGGAGAGGAAGACCAGGAACTCGCGGCCTGGGTAACATCGGAAATGTTAGGCGCCTTCGAAGCCGAAGAGGTCTGAACCGGCATAGCTGGAACCAAATGGTCGCGATCGCTTCGGCAAAGTACGTGTTACGAACAAGGGGAGCACCCCCTTGTTTATCTCCCGCGAGGAACAAGGGGACAGCCCATTGTTGATCCCATAAACCAGACACTTGTGGCGCGAAGTGTTCTCCAATTTCGGTACCGGCGAACCTGTAAGGGACTAATCCACGGTGGACAGTAGGCAAACCGCCGCCAGGCTTTCCGGTTTCTATTTCGTTTATTTTCTGTTGATCGGGGCTTTTCAGCCCTTCTTTCCGCTGTATCTCAAGTCTCTGGGATTGAGCGCCGCCGATATCGGCGTGTTGCTCTCCACCAATCCCCTCGTGCGAGCGGTGGGCCCCAACGTGTGGGCCTGGCTGGCCGACCACCGCGGCGAAAGAGTGAGTCTTACGCGCATCAGCGCCGTGGGCACTGTCGTGACCTTTGCGCTGG from Betaproteobacteria bacterium encodes the following:
- a CDS encoding thymidylate synthase, producing the protein MRPYLDLMQRILGEGVRKSDRTGTGTLSIFGPQMRFDLSQGFPLVTTKKLHLKSIIHELLWFLKGDTNIAYLKEHGVSIWDEWADDKGDLGPVYGYQWRSWPAPDGSHIDQISDLIAQIKRNPDSRRLMVCAWNVADIPRMKLAPCHALFQFYVAGGKLSCQLYQRSADFFLGVPFNIASYALLTLMVAQVCDLEPGEFVHTMGDTHLYLNHLRQAREQLSRTPRPLPRMRLNPEVKDILGFRYEDFTLEGYEPHAAIRAPVAV
- a CDS encoding tetratricopeptide repeat protein; this translates as MIKKNKSRAGTSGPQTAQLDSIERLLDEERFNEASAKAERLAAEFPEHTRLRALRIQALAATGEIALATLIAHEWTQAQANSQRAWGLLYTLASELGLGFLAYGAHERLEALGASDSVRTEEALGMIASTKAKYSQLDGAEGLHSDLGLLYLITERLDAARAQLEQTAHPVPRTNLAAVLFDQGKMPEAIEIAQSAWDSDPNTTHAARTLVRALLYSGELERARVAGEKLRTVAARAPDELAAQLETLDLLEDFEAAKNCFNAFSRDLYKDYRRDVVARAKHAAAVAFMQTGDRAKAQSLWEEAIADNPQHRLYHINLANAKAKKSTEPAWLELMGDAFPALHAKAIEKSLQEAGGAEVVLQDPSVLETQIHAHSIYLSRMLRLSDPLFRAIVREELAGRADHDDSHAEEALGAFVTYSFGADGERIEALRGLYFAGKIERDSQVKIFLRGEQRELHVEVPMVKPRRALKELPDEAIGDYVRAVFATEHAGLRQGLAKLEQWLGQATLRRDQLVLDHRIILLLHAMRGREREAQERLRAALDAGDALPRTFAFAARKAASEGDADRGARLLEGQLPRSDMDDEDIAPVLLAQQELHASRGEEDQELAAWVTSEMLGAFEAEEV
- a CDS encoding lysine decarboxylase, yielding MRFRFPIVVIDEDFRSENTSGLGIRALAKAIEAENVEVIGATSYGDLSSFAQQQSKASAFILSIDDEEFAATNNGDDPAVAALRAFVKEIRRRNTDIPIFLYGETRTSSHIPNDVLRELHGFIHMFEDTPEFVARYIVREAKNYLDSLAPPFFRALTHYAQDSSYSWHCPGHSGGVAFLKSPVGHMFHQFFGENLLRADVCNAVEELGQLLDHTGPVAASERNAARIFGADNLFFVTNGTSTSNKIVWHYVVAPGDIVVVDRNCHKSVLHAITMTGAIPVFLMPTRNHFGIIGPIPLEEFTPESIQRKIAANPLIKGTEGKPRILTLTQSTYDGVVYNVETLKALLDGKVDTMHFDEAWLPHAAFHEFYKDMHAIGGVKNGRAPNEHSMIFATHSTHKLLAGLSQASQILIQDSENEKLDRFMFNEAYLMHTSTSPQYAIIASCDVAAAMMEPPGGTALVEESLAEAIDFRRAMRKVGAEYGDDWWFRVWGPDDLAELGIGDREDWMLKTGDKWHGFGEIAPGFNMLDPIKATVITPGLNLNGSFTDPGTPACVVTKYLAEHGIIVEKTGLYSFFIMFTIGITKGRWNTMVTELQQFKDDYDQNQPLWRVLPEFIRAQPQYEKMGLRELCDAIHSVYKAYDIARLTTQMYLSEMEPVLIPAHAYAHMAHSTIDRVPVDDLDGRVSAVLLTPYPPGIPLLIPGERINAKIVNYLKFAREYNAKFQGFETDIHGLVKLKKNGTTEYFVDCVRAA
- a CDS encoding chorismate synthase encodes the protein MSGNTLGKLFCVTSFGESHGPAVGCVVDGCPPGLVLSEADIQPELDRRRPGTSRHVTQRQESDTVEILSGVFEGKTTGTSIGLLIRNVDARSKDYETIKDTFRPGHADYTYWMKYGIRDHRGGGRQSARETAVRVAAGAIAKKWLRERYGVIVRGYMSQLGSIEIPFKSWDVVNRNPFFVADEGYVSQLESVMDELRREGDSVGAKITAVAHNVPPGWGEPVYDKLDADIAYAMMNINAVKGVEIGAGFASVSQRGSQHGDEMTPGGYLSNNAGGILGGISSGQDIVVNIAIKPTSSIRVPRRSVDKQGNPTIVETLGRHDPCVGIRATPIAEAMLAIVLMDHALRHRAQNADVDNATPRIPSAP
- a CDS encoding dihydrofolate reductase — translated: MRGEGGEGREEKQPRVSIIVAMDRGRVIGKDNRLPWHISEDLKRFKALTMGHPIIMGRKTFESIGRVLPGRENIVVTRKASYAVPAGVKTANSLEAAIALASGEEEVFVIGGREIYDQALPMAHRLHVTLVEGHFEGDTHFPSIDASLWREIAREQRSLCGEGYDGYAFVTYMRHG